One window from the genome of Streptomyces sp. NBC_01476 encodes:
- a CDS encoding glycoside hydrolase family 3 C-terminal domain-containing protein: MRMARLAVAAAAAAALAVPLAIPAAAGAADRSSSASSTGNDSAVSRPWLNSRLPLEKRIDLLLGQMTNTEKATLMTAVGVPAGSHATGYIPGVDRLGIPGMQFTDGPGGVRDGQPETALPSPVSLAASFDTGLAKQYGTVMGSEAKSRGYQAIYGPMVNIVRTPLGGRDFETLGEDPELAGDVASSEIQGIQAQGVAAQVKHFAGNNQENGRMTTSSNIGERTLHEIYLPAFEKAVKDGKVWSLMCAYNKVNGTYACENAQILRDVLIDTWKYDGVIDTDYPANHSTVASALAGLDQEFSGTTYFQQLPAAVAAGQVPQSVLDDAARRILRLEFRTGLFDPKPAPSVDYDKDSAFARKAAEDGSVLLKNSRSTLPLDTRKLKSLAVIGPNADTAITGGGGSSAVTPYKKVDPLTGLKARLGSGVDVTSVKAGQGSGFPAIPASALTGLKGEYFANKTLTGTPALTRDDPNIDFDWVLGSPDPVIPVDNFSVRWTGTLTAPATAAYTFSATSDDGSRIYLDGKLIADNWSDHASSTVKSTPVQLTAGEPHSLRVEYYDSAQNASVTAGWSAPGLPDPTIQAAADAAAAADAAVVVVGDTSSEGSDRTTLALPGNENELIQAVAAANPRTIVVLRAGAPVLMPWLSDVPAVLDMWYPGQEDGNALAALLTGDAEPGGRLPVSFPKTDTQTATAAAPGRYPAVNGVYDYSEGLDVGYRWYDAENQTPLFPFGYGLSYTTFRQSHLRISGGSVEATSRGTAPVQLSVDVTNTGRRTGSDVVQAYIGYPKGSGEPPKALKTFAKVQLKPGQTKTVRLTLGPDDLRVWDSSAHDWTVLDGRYPVYVGQSSADTPLTGSVTVRRTIGTQYVGLTAAAQTNAGSTQTVKQTFTNTGDSTVRDLKLALALPTGWTAKPAPHAVTSFRSVRAHGSVSTSWTVTAPAGAVAGPATLTGKATFTLNGRQTRSADAATTVPYANPAAAFNNAGISADSDPATGKLDPGGYSLSATQLAAVGYTPGATVTANGLPYTWPDTRPGDPDNIAAAGQVIRVQGQGARLGLLGTGISSAHSGTVTVTYTDGSTAAVAVDFPDWYSNAASGNSQLAVTTANWNRPPGDTLGNHAVSLYTTGGALDPAKTVATVTLPDDSGIHVFAISVG, encoded by the coding sequence ATGCGCATGGCCCGCCTGGCGGTCGCGGCAGCAGCCGCCGCAGCCCTGGCCGTACCCCTGGCGATACCGGCAGCCGCCGGCGCCGCCGACCGGAGCAGCTCCGCGAGCAGCACCGGAAACGATTCCGCAGTCTCCCGCCCCTGGCTCAACTCCCGCCTCCCCCTGGAGAAGCGGATCGACCTGCTGCTGGGGCAGATGACCAACACCGAGAAGGCCACGCTGATGACGGCGGTGGGCGTCCCCGCGGGGTCGCACGCCACCGGCTACATCCCCGGCGTGGACCGGCTCGGCATCCCCGGCATGCAGTTCACCGACGGCCCCGGCGGCGTCCGCGACGGCCAGCCGGAGACCGCGCTGCCCTCGCCGGTGTCGCTGGCGGCGTCCTTCGACACCGGCCTGGCCAAGCAGTACGGCACGGTGATGGGCTCGGAGGCCAAGTCCCGCGGCTACCAGGCCATTTACGGCCCGATGGTCAACATCGTGCGCACCCCGCTGGGCGGCCGCGACTTCGAGACGCTCGGCGAGGACCCGGAGCTGGCCGGGGACGTCGCCTCCTCCGAGATCCAGGGCATCCAGGCCCAGGGCGTCGCCGCGCAGGTCAAGCACTTCGCCGGCAACAACCAGGAAAACGGCCGGATGACCACCAGCTCGAACATCGGCGAGCGGACACTGCACGAGATCTACCTGCCGGCCTTCGAGAAGGCGGTCAAGGACGGCAAGGTCTGGTCCCTGATGTGCGCGTACAACAAGGTCAACGGGACCTACGCCTGTGAGAACGCGCAGATCCTGCGGGACGTGCTGATCGACACCTGGAAGTACGACGGGGTCATCGACACCGACTACCCCGCCAACCACAGCACCGTCGCCTCGGCGCTGGCCGGCCTGGACCAGGAGTTCAGCGGGACGACGTACTTCCAGCAGCTGCCCGCCGCCGTGGCGGCCGGCCAGGTGCCGCAGTCCGTGCTGGACGACGCGGCCCGCCGGATCCTGCGGCTGGAGTTCCGTACCGGCCTCTTCGACCCCAAGCCCGCGCCGAGCGTCGACTACGACAAGGACAGCGCGTTCGCCCGCAAGGCCGCGGAGGACGGCAGCGTGCTGCTGAAGAACAGCAGGTCGACGCTGCCGCTCGACACCAGGAAGCTGAAGTCGCTCGCGGTCATCGGCCCCAACGCCGACACCGCGATCACCGGCGGCGGCGGCAGCTCCGCGGTCACCCCGTACAAGAAGGTCGACCCGCTGACCGGGCTGAAGGCCCGGCTCGGCAGCGGTGTGGACGTCACCTCGGTCAAAGCCGGCCAGGGCAGCGGCTTCCCGGCGATCCCGGCTTCCGCGCTGACCGGGCTGAAGGGCGAGTACTTCGCCAACAAGACGCTCACCGGGACGCCCGCGCTGACCCGCGACGACCCCAACATCGACTTCGACTGGGTGCTCGGCTCCCCGGACCCCGTCATCCCGGTCGACAACTTCTCGGTCCGCTGGACCGGCACGCTGACCGCGCCCGCCACCGCCGCGTACACCTTCTCCGCGACGAGCGACGACGGCAGCCGGATCTACCTCGACGGCAAGCTGATCGCCGACAACTGGAGCGACCACGCCTCCTCGACGGTCAAGAGCACCCCGGTGCAGCTGACCGCGGGCGAGCCGCACAGCCTGCGGGTCGAGTACTACGACAGCGCCCAGAACGCCTCCGTCACCGCCGGCTGGTCGGCTCCCGGCCTGCCCGACCCGACCATCCAGGCCGCCGCCGACGCCGCCGCCGCGGCGGACGCCGCGGTCGTCGTGGTCGGCGACACCTCAAGCGAGGGCTCGGACCGCACCACCCTCGCACTGCCCGGCAACGAGAACGAGCTGATCCAGGCGGTCGCCGCGGCCAACCCGCGCACCATCGTGGTGCTGCGGGCCGGTGCCCCGGTGCTGATGCCGTGGCTCTCCGACGTCCCCGCCGTGCTGGACATGTGGTACCCGGGCCAGGAGGACGGCAACGCGCTCGCCGCGCTGCTCACCGGTGACGCAGAACCCGGCGGCCGGCTCCCGGTCAGCTTCCCGAAGACCGACACCCAGACCGCGACCGCCGCGGCCCCCGGCCGCTACCCCGCGGTCAACGGCGTCTACGACTACAGCGAGGGCCTGGACGTCGGCTACCGCTGGTACGACGCGGAGAACCAGACGCCGCTCTTCCCGTTCGGCTACGGCCTGTCGTACACCACCTTCCGCCAGTCCCACCTGCGGATCAGCGGCGGCAGCGTGGAGGCCACCAGCCGCGGCACCGCACCGGTCCAGCTGTCGGTGGACGTCACCAACACCGGCCGGCGCACCGGCTCCGACGTGGTGCAGGCGTACATCGGCTACCCCAAGGGCTCAGGCGAGCCCCCGAAGGCGCTGAAGACCTTCGCCAAGGTGCAGCTCAAGCCCGGCCAGACCAAGACGGTCCGGCTCACCCTCGGCCCCGACGACCTGCGGGTGTGGGACAGCAGTGCGCACGACTGGACGGTGCTCGACGGCCGTTACCCGGTCTACGTCGGCCAGTCGTCCGCCGACACCCCGCTCACCGGCTCGGTGACGGTCCGCAGGACGATCGGCACGCAGTACGTCGGTCTGACCGCCGCCGCGCAGACCAACGCGGGCAGCACCCAGACGGTGAAGCAGACCTTCACCAACACCGGTGACTCCACCGTCCGCGACCTCAAGCTCGCGCTCGCCCTGCCGACCGGCTGGACCGCCAAGCCCGCCCCCCACGCGGTGACTTCTTTCCGCAGCGTACGGGCGCACGGCTCGGTGAGTACGTCCTGGACGGTCACGGCCCCGGCCGGCGCGGTCGCCGGCCCCGCCACGCTGACGGGCAAGGCGACGTTCACCCTGAACGGCCGCCAGACCCGCAGCGCCGACGCCGCCACCACCGTGCCGTACGCCAACCCGGCGGCGGCCTTCAACAACGCCGGCATCAGCGCCGACAGCGACCCGGCCACCGGCAAGCTGGACCCGGGCGGCTACAGCCTGTCGGCCACCCAGCTCGCCGCCGTCGGCTACACCCCCGGCGCCACGGTCACCGCGAACGGCCTGCCGTACACCTGGCCGGACACCCGGCCCGGCGACCCGGACAACATCGCGGCGGCCGGCCAGGTGATCCGCGTGCAGGGTCAGGGCGCACGCCTCGGCCTGCTCGGCACCGGCATCAGTTCGGCCCACTCGGGCACCGTCACCGTCACGTACACCGACGGCAGTACCGCGGCCGTCGCGGTGGACTTCCCGGACTGGTACAGCAACGCGGCAAGTGGCAACAGCCAGTTGGCGGTCACCACGGCCAACTGGAACCGCCCGCCGGGAGACACCCTCGGCAACCACGCGGTCAGCCTCTACACGACCGGGGGCGCGCTCGACCCGGCCAAGACGGTGGCGACGGTGACCCTGCCGGACGACAGCGGGATCCACGTCTTCGCGATCTCCGTGGGGTGA
- a CDS encoding DUF397 domain-containing protein: MSVPEPAWFKSSYSSGQGDNCIEVALAWRKSSFSGSSGDDCVEVATCADTVHVRDSKDKGGPQLAFTPTEWASFLAYARQF, encoded by the coding sequence ATGAGCGTCCCCGAACCGGCCTGGTTCAAGAGCAGCTACAGCAGCGGTCAGGGCGACAACTGCATCGAGGTCGCACTTGCCTGGCGCAAGTCCAGCTTCAGCGGAAGCTCGGGCGATGACTGCGTCGAGGTCGCCACGTGCGCGGACACCGTCCACGTGCGGGACTCCAAGGACAAGGGAGGCCCCCAACTCGCCTTCACCCCCACGGAGTGGGCCTCCTTCCTCGCCTACGCGCGCCAGTTCTGA
- a CDS encoding helix-turn-helix domain-containing protein, with translation MAEGGGIAEATGANGSGGEPESSDSMRTFGAFVQALREHAGLSRQELGNHVGFSKHTVASIELGRRMPDVDFVERAESVLGETGALRKAFRHLTRKQGLAAWFRRWASMEGTAISLCTYECRLVPGLLQTEAYARTLFEHRLPLLSDEEVDAQLAARFERQRLLADRPHTAFSFILEEHLFRRLAGGAEGARELINYVLGAAQRRNVEVQILPLSSGLHAGMDGPMRLLETTENHWFAYSEGQETGQLIADPKAVSVLQRRYAKLRSQALTPEDSRGLLQRLRGEL, from the coding sequence ATGGCCGAAGGCGGCGGGATCGCGGAGGCAACCGGAGCGAACGGCTCGGGGGGTGAGCCGGAAAGCTCCGACAGCATGCGTACGTTCGGAGCCTTCGTCCAGGCCTTACGCGAGCACGCGGGCCTGAGCCGGCAGGAGTTGGGCAACCACGTCGGCTTCTCCAAGCACACGGTCGCCTCGATCGAACTCGGCCGCCGCATGCCGGACGTCGACTTCGTCGAACGCGCGGAATCGGTCCTCGGCGAAACCGGCGCCCTCCGCAAGGCGTTCCGGCACCTCACCCGCAAGCAGGGTTTGGCGGCCTGGTTCCGCCGCTGGGCCAGCATGGAGGGCACGGCGATCAGCCTCTGCACCTACGAGTGCCGACTGGTTCCGGGCCTTCTGCAGACGGAGGCGTACGCGCGGACCCTCTTCGAGCACCGATTGCCCCTGCTGAGCGACGAAGAGGTCGACGCGCAACTGGCGGCTCGCTTCGAGCGGCAACGACTTCTGGCGGACCGCCCGCACACCGCATTCAGCTTCATCCTGGAAGAGCACCTGTTCCGTCGGCTCGCGGGCGGGGCCGAAGGCGCGCGAGAACTCATCAACTACGTCCTTGGGGCCGCGCAGCGACGGAACGTGGAGGTCCAGATCCTGCCGCTGTCCAGCGGCCTCCACGCTGGCATGGACGGACCCATGAGGCTGCTGGAGACGACGGAGAACCATTGGTTCGCCTACTCCGAGGGCCAGGAGACCGGCCAGTTGATCGCCGATCCCAAGGCGGTCAGCGTGCTTCAGCGTCGGTATGCAAAACTGCGCTCGCAGGCCCTCACCCCCGAGGACTCCCGGGGCCTGCTGCAGCGACTGCGAGGAGAGCTATGA
- a CDS encoding peptidoglycan-binding domain-containing protein, whose amino-acid sequence MTSPGENMQRKILSRSLVSVVAVVGVAAGSLAGASAGFAASGPATQQVTTAGTVVPFATVNLGLSTAQAKGVQRWLAAEWGYTDGIDGQLGTNSWKAFQRMLKAYHGYTGAIDGVVGSGTVSALQRFLRDNGWGYTGAIDGVAGSGTQAAFKTFANWCVSTY is encoded by the coding sequence ATGACCTCACCGGGGGAAAACATGCAAAGGAAAATCCTGTCCAGGTCGCTCGTCAGCGTCGTCGCCGTCGTCGGCGTAGCCGCAGGCAGTCTGGCGGGCGCGAGCGCCGGTTTCGCGGCATCCGGCCCGGCCACGCAGCAGGTGACGACCGCCGGCACCGTCGTACCGTTCGCAACCGTCAACCTCGGCCTGAGCACCGCGCAGGCCAAGGGGGTCCAGCGCTGGCTGGCGGCGGAATGGGGATACACCGACGGCATCGACGGGCAGTTGGGCACCAATAGCTGGAAAGCCTTCCAGCGCATGCTGAAGGCCTACCACGGCTACACCGGCGCGATCGACGGAGTCGTCGGAAGCGGCACGGTATCCGCGTTGCAGCGCTTCCTGCGGGACAACGGCTGGGGCTACACCGGCGCGATCGACGGAGTCGCCGGTTCGGGAACTCAGGCGGCGTTCAAGACATTCGCCAACTGGTGTGTGAGCACCTACTAG
- a CDS encoding DUF4032 domain-containing protein, with translation MALQIRAFDAEHPAALLDLDWGLPLDQWPDDALVALPRGISRHVVRFAQAGDEVVAVKEVSEWAAVREYGLLRDLDRLGIPAVDPIAVVTGRVGADGEELEPALITRHLNGSLPYRSMFETTMRPGTVNRLLDALAVLLVRLHLVGFAWGDCSLSNTLFRRDAGAYAAYLVDAETGQIQPSLSQGQREYDIELAQVNIAGELMDLEAGGSLHPSVDPITFGEAIVTRYTDLWHELTRESVYPVSKRHYIDRRIRRLNDLGFDVAEMQIQRSPAGDTVTFLPKVVDAGHHQRQLLRLTGLDTEENQARSLLNDLESWMASQDDYAPGDPLGARPEVLAHRWVREVFRPAVRMVPLELRGQMDAAQIYHELLEHRWYLSERAQHDVGLEATVASYIADVLPHEAAPPVVVE, from the coding sequence ATGGCGTTGCAGATCAGGGCCTTTGACGCGGAGCATCCGGCGGCGCTGCTCGACCTGGACTGGGGGCTGCCGCTCGACCAGTGGCCGGACGACGCGCTGGTGGCGCTGCCCCGCGGCATCTCACGGCACGTGGTGCGGTTCGCGCAGGCCGGTGACGAGGTGGTGGCGGTCAAGGAGGTCAGCGAGTGGGCGGCGGTACGCGAGTACGGGCTGCTGCGTGACCTCGACCGGCTCGGGATACCCGCGGTGGACCCGATCGCGGTGGTGACCGGCCGGGTCGGCGCGGACGGCGAGGAACTGGAACCCGCGCTGATCACCCGGCATCTCAACGGCTCGCTGCCCTACCGCTCGATGTTCGAGACCACGATGCGGCCCGGCACGGTGAACCGCCTGCTGGACGCGCTGGCCGTGCTGCTGGTCCGGCTGCACCTGGTCGGCTTCGCCTGGGGCGACTGCTCGCTCTCCAACACCCTCTTCCGCCGCGACGCGGGCGCGTACGCCGCCTACCTGGTGGACGCCGAGACCGGGCAGATCCAGCCCAGCCTCAGCCAGGGGCAGCGCGAATACGACATCGAACTGGCCCAGGTCAACATCGCAGGCGAGCTGATGGACCTCGAAGCCGGCGGCTCCCTCCACCCGTCGGTGGACCCGATCACCTTCGGCGAGGCGATCGTCACCCGCTACACCGACCTGTGGCACGAGCTGACCCGCGAGTCGGTCTACCCGGTGAGCAAGCGGCACTACATCGACCGGCGGATACGGCGCCTCAACGACCTCGGCTTCGACGTCGCCGAGATGCAGATCCAGCGCTCCCCGGCCGGCGACACGGTGACCTTCCTGCCCAAGGTGGTGGACGCGGGCCACCACCAGCGCCAGTTGCTCCGCCTGACCGGTCTGGACACCGAGGAGAACCAGGCCCGCAGCCTGCTCAACGACCTGGAGAGCTGGATGGCGAGCCAGGACGACTACGCCCCCGGCGACCCGCTCGGCGCCCGCCCCGAAGTCCTCGCCCACCGCTGGGTCCGCGAGGTCTTCCGCCCGGCGGTCCGCATGGTCCCCCTGGAGCTGCGCGGCCAGATGGACGCGGCGCAGATTTACCACGAACTCCTCGAACACCGCTGGTACTTGTCCGAACGCGCCCAGCACGACGTGGGCCTGGAGGCGACCGTGGCGAGCTACATCGCCGACGTGCTCCCGCACGAAGCGGCCCCACCCGTCGTCGTCGAGTGA
- a CDS encoding class IV adenylate cyclase encodes MTIEAELKARVRDPERVHALLEERAAGRPEVYQDAYYDTADQALSGSDRELRVRTIHGADDTRSLLTYKGARVDEASGSKPEHETRVEDPAAVHATLRGLGYVPFIQFEKRCRNYDFEARGRQMLATLVRVPEIDGDFIELETIVEEDQLQDALADVRAVLGELGIDAEDLTTDTYTDAVATSRTR; translated from the coding sequence TTGACCATTGAGGCGGAGTTGAAGGCCCGGGTGCGAGACCCGGAGCGCGTTCACGCCTTGCTCGAAGAGCGGGCCGCCGGCCGGCCCGAGGTGTACCAGGACGCGTACTACGACACCGCCGACCAGGCGCTCTCGGGCAGCGACCGCGAACTCCGGGTGCGTACCATCCACGGCGCGGACGACACCCGCTCCCTGCTCACGTACAAGGGCGCCCGGGTCGATGAGGCATCCGGGTCGAAGCCGGAGCACGAGACCCGCGTCGAGGACCCGGCGGCCGTGCACGCCACGCTCAGGGGGCTTGGGTACGTGCCGTTCATCCAGTTCGAGAAGCGATGCCGCAACTACGACTTCGAGGCCCGGGGCCGGCAGATGCTCGCCACCCTCGTGCGGGTCCCGGAGATCGACGGGGACTTCATCGAGCTGGAGACGATCGTCGAGGAAGACCAGTTGCAGGACGCCCTCGCGGATGTACGAGCCGTCCTCGGCGAGTTGGGCATCGACGCCGAGGATCTGACGACGGACACCTACACCGACGCAGTGGCCACCAGCCGGACACGCTGA
- a CDS encoding glycoside hydrolase family 16 protein — translation MRKHRKALLITTGTVCAALIGLGTGATGAAGEPGHPDPEGVRLTLTPGSTKVTQYQDIGLTVSVANSGRGKLRQVALADRLPAGGNLSWGLDKQTGIGGCTLQGAVGAQRISCPHTDLAPGAGYWLHLLSHTTSATAPRVENTATVSTSRGTVSRTVALSVGVPSSCRDSPVDASRTLAFDDEFDSGAIDTAKWNVGTLPFGGYKGSTHYHNTQYGSYVKAANSTVRHGTLNLTTDDVPVTAPDVPAIGTIPYTEGMVHTKDKFSRTGGYFEMCGQFPAGKGLWPAFWLAAQNGNWPPEMDIAEWFGSMEALQIGQPFATGQNAGSKWQSTWDYSSAPTTGFHDYAMWWSTTSPATIRYSIDGQMVHEIDGTTADLISSTPMYIILNSGTWAPATRGGPPDATTVFPNAFTVDYVRVYATPPPQQADSAP, via the coding sequence GTGAGAAAGCACCGCAAGGCACTCCTCATCACCACCGGCACGGTGTGCGCCGCGCTGATCGGACTCGGCACCGGCGCCACCGGTGCGGCCGGTGAGCCGGGGCACCCGGACCCCGAAGGGGTCCGCCTCACCCTGACGCCGGGCAGCACCAAGGTCACGCAGTACCAGGACATCGGCCTGACCGTCTCGGTCGCCAACTCCGGCCGCGGGAAGCTCCGTCAGGTGGCCCTGGCCGACCGCCTGCCGGCCGGCGGCAATCTCAGCTGGGGCCTCGACAAGCAGACCGGCATCGGCGGCTGCACCCTCCAGGGCGCGGTCGGCGCCCAGCGGATCTCCTGCCCGCACACCGACCTCGCCCCCGGCGCCGGCTACTGGCTGCATCTGCTGAGCCACACAACCTCCGCCACCGCGCCCCGGGTTGAGAACACCGCCACCGTCAGCACCTCGCGCGGGACCGTCTCCCGCACCGTCGCGCTCTCCGTCGGCGTGCCGAGCAGTTGCCGCGACAGCCCGGTGGACGCGAGCCGGACCCTCGCCTTCGACGACGAGTTCGACTCCGGCGCGATCGACACCGCCAAGTGGAACGTCGGCACCCTGCCCTTCGGCGGCTACAAGGGCAGCACCCATTACCACAACACCCAGTACGGCAGTTACGTCAAAGCGGCCAACTCCACGGTCCGGCACGGCACGTTGAACCTGACCACGGACGACGTGCCGGTCACCGCGCCGGACGTGCCGGCCATCGGCACCATCCCGTACACCGAGGGCATGGTCCACACGAAGGACAAGTTCTCCCGTACCGGCGGCTACTTCGAGATGTGCGGGCAGTTCCCGGCGGGCAAGGGCCTGTGGCCGGCCTTCTGGCTCGCCGCGCAGAACGGCAACTGGCCGCCGGAGATGGACATCGCCGAGTGGTTCGGCAGCATGGAGGCCCTGCAGATCGGGCAGCCCTTCGCCACCGGCCAGAACGCCGGCAGCAAGTGGCAGAGCACCTGGGACTATTCCAGCGCGCCCACCACCGGCTTTCACGACTACGCGATGTGGTGGTCCACCACGTCGCCCGCTACCATCCGTTACTCCATCGACGGCCAGATGGTGCACGAGATCGACGGCACCACCGCGGACCTGATCTCCAGCACCCCGATGTACATCATCCTCAACAGCGGGACTTGGGCGCCCGCCACCCGCGGTGGCCCGCCGGACGCCACCACGGTCTTCCCCAACGCCTTCACGGTCGACTACGTGCGGGTCTACGCCACCCCGCCCCCGCAGCAGGCCGACTCGGCGCCGTGA
- a CDS encoding right-handed parallel beta-helix repeat-containing protein: MSLTGPGGGSTTPPPSTPPPTTPPPTTPPPTTPPPTGAVVAVSTSAQLKDALAAAVPGQTIQLADGTYTGNYKTTVSGTAQNRITLTGSADAVLTTSTGGGYGLYLNGASYWTVHGITVTHAQKGIMLDTADHVVLDSVTVHDTTMEGIHFRNSSRYGVLRNSTVHDTGTAHDGKGEGVYVGTANTLTDQSDDVQILDNTIGPNIGGENIDLKEGTTGGLVSGNTFDGNGETNVNFDDSWIDVKGNAYTIEDNHGVHTLKDGYQTHTQVAGWGCGTVFRHNTSDLTGAGVTPSYAFDVTNYSATCPVTITSDNTVTAGTALVNPGVPVTG; the protein is encoded by the coding sequence CCACCACGCCCCCTCCGAGCACGCCCCCTCCCACCACGCCTCCCCCGACGACACCGCCGCCCACCACCCCTCCCCCCACCGGTGCCGTCGTCGCGGTGAGCACCAGCGCCCAGCTCAAGGACGCCCTCGCCGCGGCGGTCCCCGGCCAGACCATCCAGCTCGCGGACGGCACGTACACCGGGAACTACAAGACCACCGTCTCCGGCACCGCGCAGAACCGGATCACCCTCACCGGTTCCGCCGACGCCGTGCTCACCACCTCCACCGGCGGCGGCTACGGGCTCTACCTCAACGGCGCCTCGTACTGGACGGTCCACGGCATCACCGTCACCCACGCCCAGAAGGGCATCATGCTCGACACCGCCGACCATGTGGTCCTGGACTCGGTCACCGTCCACGACACCACCATGGAGGGCATCCACTTCCGCAACTCCAGCCGGTACGGCGTGCTGCGGAACTCCACGGTGCACGACACCGGCACCGCGCACGACGGCAAGGGCGAGGGCGTCTACGTCGGCACCGCCAACACCCTCACCGACCAGAGCGACGACGTGCAGATCCTGGACAACACCATCGGCCCGAACATCGGCGGCGAGAACATCGACCTGAAGGAGGGCACGACCGGCGGCCTGGTCTCCGGCAACACCTTCGACGGCAACGGGGAGACGAACGTCAACTTCGACGACTCCTGGATCGATGTGAAGGGCAATGCCTACACGATCGAGGACAACCACGGTGTCCACACCCTCAAGGACGGCTACCAGACGCACACCCAGGTGGCCGGCTGGGGCTGCGGCACGGTCTTCCGCCACAACACCTCGGACCTGACCGGCGCCGGCGTCACGCCGTCGTACGCCTTCGACGTCACCAACTACTCGGCGACCTGCCCGGTGACCATCACCTCCGACAACACCGTCACCGCCGGCACCGCACTGGTCAACCCGGGTGTCCCCGTGACGGGTTGA